The Halotia branconii CENA392 region TCACGACCAATATTAATCAGTTGATTACTCATCCGACACCAAAAGTAACGCCCTTGGCGCTCAAACCAGTAAACGTTTGTCCGGTTGGGGGAAATAAATTGATGTGTTGTCTCTATAACCGCTTTGAGTCTTTGATCTAAGTTAGTGAGAGTGCGTAAGTTTTCTAATAATACTAATAATGGCTCATCAGGACGTTTGGTTTGCTTTTGCTGCAAATCCATTTCATGTCTATAAAGTACTGCCCCCAACTCACCCAAAACTATCAACAGCCTAGCTTTCGCTTCTGCTGGCAGTAAATAACCCCAGCGTTCTGAACCTAATAACAGCAAACCCAAACAACGATCTCTATAGCGAATTGGCAAAAAAACCGTTCCTTGGATGTTGAATTTTCTGCCTGTTTCTTGCCACACTGCGGCACGGATTTCAGTTCGTAAGTCTGCTAATCCTAAAGGACGCTGTTCGATTACTACTTGCTCTAATAAATCACCTGGGTTGAGGACAACTCGTTTATGTAACAATTTGGTGTCATGATCGGGTGTTATGCCTCCTTGACCCAACAATGCATGTTTGAGGCGATCGTAAGTAGCAATCCAAATTAAACTGTAATCAAACTGCTGTTGAATATAAGAAATAGTTGTTTTAATCAGAACTTCAACATCATCTTGTTCCCTGAGGCTTTGCAGGACATATCCCAAGGCTTGGATTTGCTGTTCGGCGGCTATAGTTTTTTGTGGCTGCCCCATCTGATTATTGGTTACATAGCTTGTAATATATAAGATGCCCAGAAAACTACTCTGATTAATAAGCTGTTGGATATTTATCAAGTTGCAATTCGTCCACTTTTATTCAATCTGCTCAAAACAGACCCAGAGTGGTTACATCAGCAGACGATTTGGAGTTTAAGCTGGCTTTCGCAAACAGACGCTAGCTGGGTAAACCGGAGGCTAGAAAAATCTTTGTGTCTCAAAGATTCACGTTTAGCACAAACTTTATTTGGCTTACAATTTCCCAATCCTTTAGGTTTAGCGGCTGGATTTGATAAAGATGGGATGGCAGCTAGTATCTGGTCGAGTCTGGGTTTTGGTTTTGCAGAATTGGGTACTGTCACGTTTGTAGCCCAACCAGGAAATCCCCGTCCTCGTTTGTTTCGTTTACCGATGGACAAAGCTGCTCTCAACCGCATGGGTTTTAATAATAGCGGAGCAGCAGCAATGGCCGCACGATTAGCAAAAAGCCAGCAAGAGTTAGGCTGGTCAATACCGATTGGTATAAATTTAGGTAAATCTAAGGTTACGCCCCTAAAAGCAGCAGCAGAAGATTATCTCAATAGTTTTCGCTTACTCAAAGAATTGGGCGACTATTTTGTCGTTAATGTTTCTTCACCTAACACACCAGGATTGCGATCGCTCCAAGATGCTGCCATGCTAAGTACGATCTTGGATTTATTGCAAACCGAAAATAAACACCAAAAACCAATTTTTGTCAAGATAGCGCCTGACTTGGAATGGGAAGCGATCGCCGATATTATTTCTTTAGCCAAGACCTATAAATTAGCAGGAATTATTGCCACCAATACCACAATTAGGCGTGAGGGACTGCAAACTCAAATCATTAGCCAAACAGGCAAATCACCCCAAGATGAAGCTGGGGGAATTAGCGGTATGCCATTACGCGATCGCTCTACTGAGGTAATTCGGTTTATTTGGCAGCGAACCCAAGGACAAATACCGATCATCGGCGTTGGTGGCATATTTTCCACTAAAGACGCTTGGGAAAAAATTACAGCTGGTGCTAGTTTGATCCAGGTGTATACAGGCTGGATTTACGAAGGCCCGATGATGGTAAGCCAGATCCTCAAAGGTTTACTTTCTAAGTTAGAAGAAAATAACTTAAGTTCCATCACCGCAGCTGTAGGCTTAAAAGCAAACATTTCTAAATAAATAAAGTCCACTCGTAGTTTTGTTAGTGGTCAGTGGTCAGTGGTCAGTAG contains the following coding sequences:
- a CDS encoding quinone-dependent dihydroorotate dehydrogenase, whose protein sequence is MDIYQVAIRPLLFNLLKTDPEWLHQQTIWSLSWLSQTDASWVNRRLEKSLCLKDSRLAQTLFGLQFPNPLGLAAGFDKDGMAASIWSSLGFGFAELGTVTFVAQPGNPRPRLFRLPMDKAALNRMGFNNSGAAAMAARLAKSQQELGWSIPIGINLGKSKVTPLKAAAEDYLNSFRLLKELGDYFVVNVSSPNTPGLRSLQDAAMLSTILDLLQTENKHQKPIFVKIAPDLEWEAIADIISLAKTYKLAGIIATNTTIRREGLQTQIISQTGKSPQDEAGGISGMPLRDRSTEVIRFIWQRTQGQIPIIGVGGIFSTKDAWEKITAGASLIQVYTGWIYEGPMMVSQILKGLLSKLEENNLSSITAAVGLKANISK